In the genome of Flavobacteriales bacterium, one region contains:
- a CDS encoding sigma-70 family RNA polymerase sigma factor, with amino-acid sequence MNVQQPHIHHHLVEQCRSGDRQAQRSLYEQYAKAMFNLALRILNNREEAEDVLQEAFVDVFTRLDTFRGESTIGAWIRRITANKALNVLRKRKMQFEEWNDATDQREDEVEMETPLYDMATVQQGIKTLPDGYRVVLTLFLLEGYSHKEIAGELGITESTSKSQYNRARNKLKQWLLMSNPSMQ; translated from the coding sequence TTGAACGTACAGCAGCCCCATATACATCATCACCTTGTTGAACAGTGCAGGTCAGGAGACCGGCAGGCACAGCGTTCTTTGTATGAGCAATACGCCAAAGCCATGTTCAACCTGGCATTACGAATTCTCAATAACAGGGAGGAAGCGGAGGATGTGTTGCAGGAAGCTTTTGTAGATGTATTTACCAGGCTGGATACATTTCGGGGTGAGTCCACCATCGGTGCATGGATCAGAAGGATTACCGCCAACAAGGCCCTGAACGTACTCAGGAAGCGCAAAATGCAATTTGAAGAGTGGAATGATGCCACGGATCAGCGGGAGGATGAAGTTGAAATGGAAACGCCACTTTATGATATGGCAACGGTACAGCAGGGAATCAAAACATTGCCGGATGGATACCGGGTGGTGCTGACGTTGTTCTTGCTCGAAGGTTATAGCCATAAGGAGATTGCCGGGGAACTGGGAATCACGGAATCTACTTCGAAGTCTCAATATAACAGGGCCAGGAATAAGTTGAAACAATGGCTCCTGATGTCAAACCCATCAATGCAATAA
- a CDS encoding anti-sigma factor — MLEDHIKNNRDQLDTENPPPGIWDRIEKELDQQERGASPATWFLRVAAAIVFAFGCWFAYDAMQQPASQGIADNQGVDSVQVQEDSLQALPLEVEEAGVYYVSRISETLEDITKLDKDVSADLALELKELENDFDALSEDMGQPVNREQVLEAMIRNYRMKLNLLEEVLRELRHRQNETKDEEPKNL; from the coding sequence ATGCTGGAAGATCACATCAAAAATAACCGGGATCAACTGGATACTGAAAATCCACCGCCCGGAATCTGGGATCGGATTGAGAAGGAACTGGACCAACAGGAAAGGGGGGCTTCTCCCGCTACGTGGTTTCTGAGGGTGGCTGCCGCGATCGTGTTTGCATTCGGATGTTGGTTTGCCTACGATGCGATGCAACAGCCGGCATCACAAGGCATTGCTGACAACCAGGGGGTGGATTCCGTGCAGGTGCAGGAAGATTCGCTTCAGGCATTGCCACTGGAAGTGGAAGAAGCGGGTGTGTATTATGTGTCCCGGATATCCGAAACGTTGGAAGACATCACGAAGCTGGATAAAGATGTGAGTGCTGATCTGGCATTGGAACTGAAGGAACTTGAGAATGACTTTGATGCGCTGTCCGAGGATATGGGACAGCCGGTGAACAGAGAACAGGTGCTGGAAGCAATGATCCGGAATTACAGGATGAAGCTGAATCTGCTCGAAGAAGTTTTGCGCGAATTGCGTCATCGACAAAACGAAACAAAAGATGAAGAACCTAAGAATCTATAA